The following proteins come from a genomic window of Mycolicibacterium rufum:
- a CDS encoding acetylserotonin O-methyltransferase, giving the protein MPSTPLPVVLATLALRRRLKQLADKLVPPQIAMLDLGEGVGGVQVAAAIAELGIADVLAEGPMTAAQIAALIDGDEETTHRLLRGAVACNLCTMDGRTGAVTLTRMGAVLRSDHPTSLRAWMRYKGMRSTVDAWGGLAASVRSGRSAFEIVHGMSVWDWYAAHPDEQRVFAATMRQATEISARAIARVYPWPDGAVVCDVAGGIGTLLSVIVAEARVRGVLVDSAGMIAEAERFLAERGVADRIDRVEGDIFRAVDATADVYLLKDVLHDWDDERCAKILNAVAASMPRGSRLVVIEYLQPRNCPNPFSPLIDLHTLTQRDGGRLRSAEELSDLLIGAGLRPTGRTFSVVPHDLIEAEKI; this is encoded by the coding sequence ATGCCATCGACGCCTCTGCCCGTGGTGCTGGCCACCCTCGCCCTGCGGCGCAGGCTCAAGCAGCTCGCCGACAAGCTCGTGCCGCCGCAGATCGCGATGCTGGACCTGGGTGAGGGCGTGGGCGGGGTGCAGGTCGCCGCCGCCATCGCCGAGCTCGGGATCGCCGATGTGCTGGCCGAGGGACCGATGACAGCGGCGCAGATCGCCGCCCTGATCGACGGCGACGAGGAGACCACCCACCGTCTGCTGCGCGGCGCGGTCGCGTGCAACCTGTGCACGATGGACGGCCGCACCGGCGCGGTGACACTGACTCGCATGGGCGCGGTGCTGCGCAGCGATCATCCCACGTCGCTGCGAGCATGGATGCGGTACAAGGGGATGCGCTCGACCGTCGACGCGTGGGGCGGTTTGGCCGCCAGCGTGCGCAGCGGCCGGAGTGCGTTCGAGATCGTGCACGGCATGTCGGTATGGGACTGGTACGCCGCGCATCCGGACGAGCAACGCGTGTTCGCGGCGACGATGCGGCAGGCCACCGAGATCAGTGCCCGTGCCATCGCCCGGGTGTACCCGTGGCCGGACGGGGCCGTGGTGTGCGACGTGGCCGGCGGCATCGGCACACTGCTGTCGGTCATCGTGGCCGAGGCGCGGGTGCGCGGCGTGCTGGTCGACAGTGCGGGAATGATCGCCGAGGCGGAACGTTTCCTCGCCGAACGGGGCGTGGCCGACCGGATCGACCGCGTCGAGGGCGACATCTTCCGCGCCGTCGACGCCACCGCCGACGTCTACCTGCTCAAGGACGTGCTGCACGACTGGGACGACGAACGCTGCGCGAAGATCCTCAACGCGGTGGCGGCGAGCATGCCTCGCGGCAGTCGACTGGTGGTGATCGAGTACCTTCAGCCGCGCAATTGCCCGAATCCGTTCTCCCCGTTAATCGATCTCCACACGTTGACCCAGCGCGACGGCGGCCGACTGCGGTCGGCGGAAGAATTGTCGGACCTGCTAATCGGGGCAGGGCTGCGGCCCACCGGTCGGACGTTCTCGGTGGTTCCGCATGACCTCATCGAGGCCGAGAAGATCTGA
- a CDS encoding aminobenzoate synthetase, translated as MEVDDIARRLTDGGARTILIDGRSGSGKSTLADEVHQLWASSTVVRLDDIYPGWDGLAWAVAHVHTALLQPRSTGRPGRWRRWDWTTNAPAGWHVVAPTQRLIVEGVGALTPANRASADLGIWVDTPDDERKRRALERDGETYRPHWERWAAQEVDYLATYQPRAQADWIVTETPDGREWTPGR; from the coding sequence TTGGAAGTCGATGACATCGCGCGCCGCCTGACCGACGGTGGTGCTCGCACGATCCTGATCGACGGCCGGTCCGGGTCCGGGAAATCCACGCTGGCAGATGAAGTGCACCAACTGTGGGCGTCCAGCACGGTGGTCCGGCTCGACGACATCTATCCCGGCTGGGACGGCCTGGCGTGGGCGGTAGCGCACGTCCACACCGCACTGCTGCAGCCACGCTCGACGGGCAGGCCCGGCAGGTGGCGGCGGTGGGACTGGACCACGAACGCCCCCGCCGGCTGGCACGTCGTCGCCCCAACCCAGCGGCTCATCGTCGAGGGCGTCGGCGCGCTGACGCCCGCCAACCGGGCGTCCGCCGACCTCGGTATCTGGGTGGACACCCCCGACGACGAGCGCAAACGACGTGCCCTGGAGCGGGACGGCGAGACCTACCGACCGCACTGGGAGAGGTGGGCCGCCCAGGAGGTCGACTATCTCGCGACGTATCAGCCTCGGGCGCAGGCCGATTGGATCGTGACGGAGACACCGGACGGACGGGAGTGGACACCGGGTCGGTGA
- a CDS encoding toprim domain-containing protein yields the protein MSYTAADITELDDVQHTRLRPAVNLGLDVLNTALREIVDNAIEEVADPSHGGTTVTITLHSDGSVSVADDGRGLPVDTDPVNGKNGIVKTLGTARAGGKFSAHSDAASTGAGLNGIGAAAAVFISKRTDVTVRRAGKTYLQSFGGGYPGTFDGKDFDPDAPFTRADTQKLRGAGNRKPDAHGTTVRILFDPAVVPDSTVDINEVLLRAHAAARMSPGVHLTVIDEGWPGEEVRPELLVPFRGPWGSDTLLDLMCTAAGTPVPGVRAVVEGRGEYTTGRGPTPFRWSLTAGPAEPATVAAFCNTVRTPGGGSHLTAAVKGLSEALADRASRIRDLGLAKGEDGPEAQDFAAVTALAVDTRAPDVSWDSQAKTAVSSRSLNVAMAPDVARSVTIWAANPGNADAVSMWTKLALESARARRSAEGAKARSRAASKAKGLGTNLSLPPKLLPSRETGRGSGAELFLCEGDSALGTIKAARDATFQAAFPLKGKPPNVYGFTVNKARVKDEFDAIERILGCGVRDNCDPESCRYDRILFASDADPDGGNINSSLISMFLDFYRPLVKAGMVYVTLPPLFVVKDGEQRIYCQDESERDAAVAQLKATSRRKIEVQRNKGLGEMDADDFWNTVLDPQRRTVIRVHLDDGDPKLHHTLFGGPPEGRRTWMAEIAARVDTAALDLT from the coding sequence GTGAGTTACACCGCCGCCGACATCACCGAACTCGACGATGTCCAGCACACACGCCTGCGGCCGGCGGTCAACCTCGGACTCGACGTGCTCAACACCGCGTTGCGGGAGATCGTCGACAACGCGATCGAGGAGGTCGCCGACCCGAGCCACGGGGGAACGACCGTCACCATCACGCTGCACTCCGACGGGTCGGTCAGCGTCGCCGACGACGGCCGCGGCCTCCCCGTCGACACCGACCCGGTGAACGGCAAGAACGGCATCGTCAAGACCCTCGGCACCGCACGGGCCGGCGGCAAATTCTCGGCGCACTCCGACGCGGCCAGCACCGGCGCCGGCCTGAACGGCATCGGCGCAGCGGCCGCGGTGTTCATCTCCAAACGGACCGACGTCACCGTGCGCCGGGCTGGGAAGACCTACCTGCAGAGCTTCGGTGGCGGCTACCCCGGCACGTTCGACGGCAAGGACTTCGACCCGGACGCCCCGTTCACCCGCGCCGACACGCAGAAGCTGCGGGGCGCGGGCAACCGCAAGCCGGACGCCCACGGCACCACGGTGCGCATCCTGTTCGACCCGGCCGTCGTGCCGGACAGCACCGTGGACATCAACGAGGTGCTGCTGCGCGCCCACGCGGCGGCCCGGATGTCCCCCGGGGTCCACCTCACTGTCATCGACGAGGGCTGGCCCGGTGAGGAGGTCCGGCCCGAGCTGCTCGTGCCGTTCCGCGGCCCGTGGGGCTCGGACACCCTGCTCGACCTCATGTGCACCGCCGCCGGCACGCCCGTCCCCGGGGTCCGCGCCGTCGTCGAGGGCCGCGGCGAGTACACCACCGGCCGTGGTCCGACGCCGTTCCGGTGGTCCCTGACCGCCGGACCGGCCGAGCCGGCAACGGTGGCCGCGTTCTGCAACACCGTCCGCACCCCCGGGGGCGGATCGCATCTGACCGCCGCGGTGAAGGGGTTGTCCGAAGCGCTGGCCGACCGCGCGTCCCGCATCCGTGACCTGGGGCTGGCCAAGGGCGAAGACGGTCCGGAGGCACAGGATTTCGCTGCGGTGACCGCGCTGGCCGTGGACACCCGGGCACCCGATGTGTCGTGGGACTCGCAGGCCAAGACCGCGGTGTCCTCGCGCTCGCTCAATGTAGCGATGGCCCCGGATGTGGCGCGCAGCGTCACCATCTGGGCGGCGAACCCCGGCAACGCCGACGCCGTGTCGATGTGGACCAAGCTGGCTCTGGAGTCGGCGCGGGCTCGACGCAGCGCCGAGGGCGCCAAGGCCCGCTCCCGCGCGGCCTCCAAGGCGAAGGGCCTGGGAACCAACCTGTCACTGCCGCCGAAGCTGCTCCCCAGCCGTGAGACCGGACGCGGGTCCGGCGCCGAATTGTTCCTCTGCGAGGGTGATTCGGCGTTGGGCACGATCAAGGCGGCGCGCGACGCGACATTCCAGGCGGCGTTCCCGCTGAAAGGCAAGCCGCCCAACGTCTACGGATTCACCGTCAACAAGGCCCGCGTCAAGGACGAGTTCGACGCGATCGAGCGCATCCTGGGCTGCGGGGTGCGCGACAACTGTGACCCGGAGTCGTGCCGCTACGACAGGATCCTGTTCGCCTCCGACGCCGACCCCGACGGTGGCAACATCAACTCCAGCCTCATCTCGATGTTCCTCGACTTCTACCGTCCGCTCGTCAAGGCCGGCATGGTCTATGTGACGTTGCCGCCGCTGTTCGTGGTCAAGGACGGTGAGCAGCGGATCTACTGCCAGGACGAGTCCGAACGCGATGCCGCGGTGGCACAACTGAAAGCCACGTCCCGGCGCAAGATCGAAGTGCAGCGCAACAAGGGCCTCGGTGAGATGGATGCCGACGACTTCTGGAACACCGTGCTGGATCCGCAGCGCCGCACCGTCATCCGGGTGCATCTCGACGACGGGGATCCGAAACTGCACCACACCCTGTTCGGCGGACCACCGGAGGGCAGACGCACGTGGATGGCTGAGATCGCCGCCCGTGTCGACACCGCCGCTCTGGACTTGACGTAG
- a CDS encoding stage II sporulation protein M produces the protein MTVREWPPFRIIGDNARVYVVANVAAYGIFLIGFALGLAFPHLSDAQSVRLEDDGTADLVRSLFADPWLFALTILAVNTLRMGALTIIAPSLIVPFGGIALFAYWALTTGMTLVPQNEIGWVALIPHSLTLIVEFQAYLLLLLGVFLLGAYWVNPRAVGAVNRRQAYRRGLRDLGWLALPALVLFVTGAVYEAFSLRYFVHPLAELLL, from the coding sequence ATGACGGTCCGAGAGTGGCCTCCGTTTCGCATCATCGGCGACAACGCCCGCGTCTACGTGGTGGCGAACGTCGCCGCGTACGGCATCTTCCTGATCGGCTTCGCGCTCGGGCTGGCCTTCCCCCACCTCAGCGACGCACAGTCCGTGCGGTTGGAGGACGACGGCACAGCGGATCTGGTTCGCTCACTCTTTGCCGACCCCTGGCTGTTCGCGCTCACGATTCTCGCGGTGAACACGCTGCGGATGGGCGCGCTGACCATCATCGCGCCGTCGCTGATCGTGCCGTTCGGCGGTATCGCGCTGTTCGCCTACTGGGCCTTGACCACGGGCATGACGCTGGTGCCCCAGAACGAGATCGGCTGGGTGGCGCTGATCCCGCACTCGTTGACACTGATCGTCGAGTTCCAGGCCTACCTGCTGCTGCTGTTGGGCGTGTTCCTGCTCGGGGCGTACTGGGTCAATCCCCGTGCTGTCGGAGCGGTGAACCGTCGGCAGGCATACCGCCGCGGGTTGCGCGACCTCGGTTGGCTGGCACTGCCGGCCCTGGTCCTCTTCGTCACCGGCGCGGTCTACGAGGCGTTCTCGTTACGCTACTTCGTTCATCCGCTGGCGGAACTTTTGTTGTAG
- a CDS encoding coiled-coil domain-containing protein: MTGDRHCLRRTACGFATAALVVVAAVGGAQADPADDALTRLNELSQQAVQTREAVTAAQRDADATQAEQVAAEDRHRADATALDLANAQLQPFQQAVDRLAVMSYTSGGDSQMTAVLTAPSPQHLIDRLSLQRVIDATTADQMKGYRATRERAATAAQASEKSAADARAAAERAAAIRADLQAKWKDLLRQISAAEAQYAALTPQQQAVIEAAVPPPPPAAAPAPQDPAIVAMPGLPPGDLAPPPVALPDTPEALPVGVANEAGLQPNTVLVARAVSAQFPQISTIDGVRPDSKPWHPRGLAIDIMIPNPESPEGIALGDQIRAFAMANASRFGLQDVIWRGTYSTPAGPQASGYGHYDHVHITTTPSG; encoded by the coding sequence ATGACCGGGGATCGCCACTGCCTTCGGAGAACGGCGTGCGGGTTCGCCACCGCGGCCCTTGTGGTGGTCGCGGCCGTGGGCGGTGCCCAGGCGGACCCGGCGGACGACGCGCTGACCAGGCTCAACGAGTTGTCCCAGCAGGCCGTCCAGACCCGTGAGGCCGTCACGGCGGCCCAGCGCGATGCGGACGCCACGCAGGCCGAGCAGGTCGCTGCCGAGGACCGCCATCGCGCCGACGCCACCGCCCTGGACCTGGCCAACGCCCAGTTGCAGCCCTTTCAGCAGGCGGTCGACCGGCTCGCGGTGATGAGCTACACGAGCGGCGGCGACAGTCAGATGACGGCGGTGCTGACCGCGCCGTCGCCGCAGCACCTCATCGACAGGCTGTCGCTGCAGAGGGTCATCGATGCCACCACCGCCGACCAGATGAAGGGATACCGGGCGACGCGCGAGCGGGCGGCCACGGCCGCGCAAGCCTCCGAGAAATCCGCGGCGGACGCCCGCGCCGCGGCTGAGCGCGCTGCCGCGATCCGCGCGGACCTGCAGGCCAAGTGGAAGGATCTACTGCGCCAGATCAGTGCGGCCGAGGCCCAGTACGCGGCGCTGACACCGCAGCAGCAAGCCGTGATCGAGGCCGCCGTCCCGCCGCCTCCGCCGGCCGCCGCGCCCGCGCCGCAGGACCCGGCGATCGTCGCGATGCCCGGCCTGCCGCCGGGCGACCTGGCGCCGCCGCCCGTCGCGCTCCCCGACACCCCGGAAGCATTGCCGGTCGGCGTGGCGAACGAAGCGGGGCTGCAGCCCAACACGGTCCTGGTCGCCCGGGCCGTCAGCGCCCAGTTTCCCCAGATCTCGACCATCGACGGGGTGCGACCGGATTCGAAGCCGTGGCACCCCCGCGGCCTGGCGATCGACATCATGATTCCCAATCCCGAGAGCCCCGAGGGCATCGCACTGGGGGATCAGATCCGGGCCTTCGCGATGGCCAACGCGAGCCGATTCGGGCTGCAGGACGTGATCTGGCGCGGGACGTACTCCACGCCGGCCGGTCCGCAGGCGAGCGGTTACGGACACTACGACCATGTGCACATCACCACGACGCCGAGCGGCTGA
- a CDS encoding DUF4407 domain-containing protein, with protein MSDRRFRSRARWPRRLVYALAAVLAGLVVGELAAMLIFAGSTDRRLDEEAVRNVGSAPAVIAATSDLDRARQARSALDTAVDDAGRHRDQALVVARCEFSAAPQCPRTRITGVPGAGPGLRTADAFLADAQRGLEGAQAERDRLAPVLDSRVADAEQALTGARDAAIAGADRGFGARWLAMNAHTLASPGATVLRAVTVSVFVLLFLLPCLLRPTTLSDHRASASVEQERADLEAETAIAVTRAQVREQVETLWAERELASAQLAAAAQTEIEREEHRRRVDAARQAPTAVSAERIPEAAADVTTEVTLAAPAALESTPPSKRATLPMVPDVAGAAMRWVRPFVPPIIATAIETTTRPLRAAREVFEETEEIHLSLRRSHRVAVTSQETVETVETDRPRSAAAERWVTATRVEPVTEAASASVERSKQPEHSAIGTDGGLRQLPS; from the coding sequence ATGTCTGACCGACGATTTCGTTCCCGTGCGCGATGGCCGCGCCGACTCGTCTACGCGTTGGCGGCGGTGCTGGCCGGACTGGTCGTCGGCGAGCTCGCGGCCATGCTGATCTTCGCCGGGTCCACCGACCGCCGACTCGACGAGGAGGCGGTCCGCAACGTCGGGTCGGCGCCCGCGGTGATCGCCGCGACGAGTGACCTCGACCGGGCCCGGCAGGCGCGCTCGGCCCTCGACACGGCCGTCGACGACGCCGGCCGCCACCGCGATCAGGCGCTGGTCGTCGCTCGCTGCGAGTTCAGCGCCGCGCCGCAGTGCCCCCGGACACGCATCACCGGGGTTCCCGGCGCGGGGCCCGGGCTCCGCACGGCGGATGCGTTCCTCGCCGATGCGCAGCGGGGTCTGGAGGGTGCGCAGGCCGAGCGTGATCGGCTCGCGCCGGTGCTGGATTCCCGGGTCGCCGACGCCGAGCAGGCGCTGACCGGAGCCCGCGACGCCGCGATCGCCGGTGCGGACCGCGGGTTCGGCGCACGGTGGCTCGCGATGAACGCCCACACGCTCGCCAGCCCGGGAGCGACGGTGTTGCGCGCTGTGACGGTCAGCGTGTTCGTGCTGCTGTTCCTGCTGCCGTGCCTGCTGCGGCCGACGACCCTGTCGGATCACCGCGCATCGGCGTCCGTCGAGCAGGAGCGGGCCGACCTCGAGGCCGAGACCGCGATCGCCGTCACACGGGCGCAGGTGCGCGAGCAGGTCGAAACCCTCTGGGCAGAACGGGAACTCGCGAGTGCCCAGCTGGCCGCCGCGGCTCAGACCGAGATCGAGCGCGAGGAACATCGCCGGCGTGTGGACGCCGCGCGGCAGGCGCCGACCGCGGTGTCCGCCGAACGGATCCCCGAGGCCGCGGCGGACGTGACGACCGAGGTGACGCTGGCGGCGCCCGCCGCGCTGGAATCGACCCCACCTTCGAAACGTGCGACCCTCCCGATGGTGCCCGACGTCGCGGGAGCGGCGATGCGCTGGGTGCGCCCGTTCGTGCCGCCGATCATCGCGACCGCGATCGAGACCACGACCAGGCCGCTGCGCGCCGCGCGGGAGGTCTTCGAGGAGACCGAGGAGATCCATCTCAGCCTGCGGCGCAGCCACCGGGTCGCGGTGACGTCACAGGAGACCGTCGAGACCGTCGAGACCGACAGGCCCCGGTCTGCCGCGGCCGAGAGATGGGTCACAGCGACCCGCGTGGAGCCGGTCACCGAGGCGGCATCGGCATCCGTGGAGCGCTCGAAGCAGCCGGAACACAGCGCGATTGGCACCGACGGGGGCCTGCGCCAGCTGCCCTCGTAG
- a CDS encoding TetR/AcrR family transcriptional regulator gives MHTRERILQAAAEMLAEDVTTTLSVRAVAARAGVSTGSLRFHFPTQRALQDEVLTRIYRHFIPDEPIHDVSRPARDRLVDCLRQVLAAAGVGDEARAAWAAAYENFIAPEPSAKIRTAYLAQERVAAQRVEYWLGVLANEGALPREDFGRKVHFLLTVLNGLSVQRALPSDESVLQAETETLYLAVDAVLGTGTP, from the coding sequence ATGCACACCAGGGAGCGGATTCTGCAGGCCGCGGCGGAAATGCTCGCCGAGGACGTGACGACGACGTTGAGTGTCCGTGCCGTTGCGGCGCGGGCCGGGGTGAGCACCGGCTCCTTGCGCTTCCACTTCCCGACCCAGCGCGCCCTCCAGGACGAGGTGCTGACGCGCATCTACCGACACTTCATCCCCGACGAGCCGATTCACGATGTGTCACGCCCGGCGCGGGACCGGCTGGTGGACTGCTTGCGCCAGGTTCTGGCAGCCGCCGGGGTGGGGGACGAAGCCCGTGCGGCCTGGGCTGCTGCCTACGAGAACTTCATCGCCCCGGAGCCGAGCGCGAAGATCCGCACCGCGTATCTGGCGCAGGAGCGCGTGGCCGCACAACGTGTCGAGTACTGGCTCGGCGTGCTGGCCAACGAAGGAGCCCTTCCTCGAGAGGATTTCGGGCGCAAGGTGCATTTCCTACTGACCGTTCTCAACGGCCTGTCGGTGCAACGCGCGCTGCCGTCCGACGAATCGGTGCTGCAGGCCGAAACCGAGACCCTCTACCTGGCCGTCGACGCCGTGCTCGGAACCGGGACGCCGTGA
- a CDS encoding DNA gyrase subunit A, whose amino-acid sequence MTATLDVPEQNPDLVLDQSADDYWNHYQLTFALYSVSDRAIPSAFDGLKPGQRRLLYQMHDSRLLPGNKPQKSSKVCSAVTGNLHPHGGASMYGAAALMAAEFQRVKVIDGQGAFPRIQGDIPAADRYTEMRLSAPGAALTAELNDHAVPMVPTFDGEWIEPTVLPAQWPVLLCNGAVGIAEGWATKVPAHNPREIMAACRALLKTPNMTDDRLLKLIPGPDWGCGATVVGTAGLREYITTGRGAFTVRGTISVEGKNCIITELPPGVASNTVQERIRALVESGEMSGVADMSDLTDRRNGLRIVVTAKRGHDAETIRGQLLALTPLEGTFAASLVALDEDRVPRWWSVRELIAAFLHLRDSVVLRRSEHRLEKVTARRHLVAGLMTIHLDIDAAVAVIRGSDTVDDARQGLQERFGIDTEQADYVLALQLRRLTKLDVIELQAEAEKLDAEFTALTELVSNPDARRKVIDQELVETAKLFKGAEYDRRTVLDVEATPTVSNSDEDGPRERKVNPAWRLDDRGVFSDSHGDLLTSGLGWAVWSDGRVKFTNGNGLPFKIRDIPVAPDITGLVRSGVLAPGSHLALVTRRGKVLRIDPAAVNPQGAAGNGVAGIKLAGDDDEVIAALPLTCGNGEALLSISGKAWKVTEVADIPVKGRGGAGVGFHPFVGGEDALLAAAVSPTGYVRGTKVVRAEKRSKASIKGSGADVTPAG is encoded by the coding sequence GTGACCGCCACCCTGGACGTACCCGAGCAGAACCCCGACCTGGTGCTCGACCAGAGCGCCGACGACTACTGGAACCACTACCAGCTGACCTTCGCGCTGTACAGCGTCAGCGACCGCGCCATCCCGTCGGCATTCGACGGTCTCAAGCCCGGCCAGCGGCGGCTGCTGTACCAGATGCACGACTCGAGACTGCTGCCCGGCAACAAACCGCAGAAGTCCTCGAAGGTCTGCTCGGCGGTCACCGGGAATCTGCACCCGCACGGCGGTGCGTCCATGTACGGGGCCGCTGCGTTGATGGCCGCAGAGTTCCAGCGGGTGAAAGTCATTGATGGACAAGGTGCTTTCCCGCGCATCCAGGGAGACATCCCGGCAGCGGACCGCTACACCGAGATGCGGTTGTCGGCGCCCGGGGCCGCACTGACCGCCGAGCTCAACGACCACGCCGTCCCGATGGTGCCGACATTCGACGGTGAGTGGATCGAGCCGACCGTGCTGCCCGCGCAGTGGCCGGTGCTGCTCTGCAACGGCGCGGTCGGCATCGCCGAGGGATGGGCGACCAAGGTCCCGGCGCACAATCCGCGCGAGATCATGGCGGCCTGCCGGGCGCTGCTGAAGACCCCGAACATGACCGACGACCGCCTGCTCAAACTCATCCCCGGTCCCGACTGGGGATGCGGAGCGACCGTGGTCGGCACCGCCGGGCTGCGGGAGTACATCACCACCGGCCGCGGCGCCTTCACCGTGCGCGGCACGATCTCGGTCGAGGGCAAGAACTGCATCATCACCGAGCTGCCGCCCGGCGTCGCGAGCAACACTGTGCAGGAACGCATCCGGGCTCTGGTGGAGTCGGGGGAGATGTCCGGTGTGGCGGACATGTCCGACCTCACCGACCGACGCAACGGGCTGCGGATCGTGGTGACCGCCAAGCGAGGACACGACGCCGAGACCATCCGCGGGCAGCTGCTGGCCCTGACCCCGCTGGAGGGGACGTTCGCGGCCAGCCTGGTCGCGCTGGACGAGGACCGGGTGCCACGGTGGTGGTCGGTGCGCGAACTGATCGCCGCGTTCCTGCACCTGCGCGACTCGGTGGTGTTGCGCCGCAGCGAGCATCGACTGGAGAAGGTCACCGCGCGGCGCCACCTGGTCGCCGGCCTGATGACCATCCACCTGGACATCGACGCCGCCGTCGCCGTCATCCGCGGATCCGACACCGTCGACGACGCCCGTCAGGGCCTGCAGGAACGGTTCGGCATCGACACCGAGCAGGCCGATTACGTTCTGGCGTTGCAGCTTCGGCGGCTGACCAAGCTCGACGTCATCGAACTGCAGGCCGAAGCCGAGAAGCTGGATGCCGAGTTCACGGCTCTCACCGAACTCGTGTCGAATCCCGATGCGCGACGGAAGGTGATCGACCAGGAACTGGTGGAGACCGCCAAGCTGTTCAAAGGCGCGGAGTACGACCGCCGCACCGTGCTGGACGTCGAGGCCACGCCGACGGTCTCCAACTCGGACGAGGACGGCCCGCGCGAGCGCAAGGTCAATCCCGCCTGGCGCCTCGATGACCGCGGGGTGTTCTCCGACAGCCACGGCGACCTGCTCACCTCCGGGCTGGGGTGGGCGGTCTGGAGCGACGGCCGGGTGAAGTTCACCAACGGCAACGGTCTGCCGTTCAAGATTCGCGACATCCCGGTGGCGCCCGACATCACCGGCCTCGTCCGGTCCGGCGTCCTGGCACCCGGATCGCATCTGGCTTTGGTCACCCGCCGCGGCAAGGTGCTGCGCATCGATCCTGCCGCCGTGAATCCGCAGGGCGCGGCCGGAAACGGCGTGGCCGGTATCAAGCTGGCCGGCGACGACGACGAAGTGATCGCCGCGCTGCCGCTCACGTGTGGGAACGGCGAAGCCCTCCTGTCGATCTCCGGAAAGGCCTGGAAGGTCACCGAAGTCGCCGACATCCCGGTCAAGGGGCGCGGCGGGGCCGGTGTCGGATTCCACCCGTTCGTCGGCGGAGAGGACGCGCTGCTGGCGGCCGCAGTCTCGCCGACCGGTTACGTACGCGGCACGAAGGTCGTGCGGGCCGAGAAACGCTCCAAGGCGTCCATCAAGGGATCCGGGGCCGACGTGACGCCCGCGGGGTAG